The following proteins are encoded in a genomic region of Ostrea edulis chromosome 7, xbOstEdul1.1, whole genome shotgun sequence:
- the LOC125653441 gene encoding complement C1q-like protein 3 isoform X1, producing the protein MMKCVLFLAVLGFVSGCPERGASVAFTALLSKATTVTAHAVVKYHHVLTNWGGAYQPTTGVFTAPYNGLYSFSCSLMSHPENHVHLGIMKSDIGLSVVFSNAKTYPQSSQTLQLLLNKGDKIWIRNNNGRASSIHDRSVSNYNVFSGFLIDQL; encoded by the exons ATGATGAAGTGTGTTCTTTTTCTTGCTGTACTGGGATTCGTTTCTGGTTGTC CAGAGAGAGGAGCGAGTGTTGCTTTCACAGCCCTTCTGTCCAAAGCCACAACAGTGACCGCTCACGCTGTGGTGAAGTATCATCACGTGTTGACAAATTGGGGCGGAGCCTATCAACCAACAACTGGTGTTTTTACTGCCCCCTATAACGGTCTCTACAGCTTCTCCTGTAGCTTGATGAGTCACCCAGAGAATCATGTTCATCTAGGAATAATGAAGAGTGATATCGGATTGTCCGTGGTGTTTTCTAATGCAAAAACCTATCCACAATCCAGTCAGACCTTACAGTTATTACTAAACAAAGGCGACAAAATATGGATTCGGAACAATAATGGCCGTGCATCAAGTATCCATGACCGTAGTGTGTCTAATTATAATGTGTTTTCTGGTTTTCTAATAGATCAACTGTAA
- the LOC125653441 gene encoding complement C1q-like protein 3 isoform X2 — MMKCVLFLAVLGFVSGCQRGASVAFTALLSKATTVTAHAVVKYHHVLTNWGGAYQPTTGVFTAPYNGLYSFSCSLMSHPENHVHLGIMKSDIGLSVVFSNAKTYPQSSQTLQLLLNKGDKIWIRNNNGRASSIHDRSVSNYNVFSGFLIDQL; from the exons ATGATGAAGTGTGTTCTTTTTCTTGCTGTACTGGGATTCGTTTCTGGTTGTC AGAGAGGAGCGAGTGTTGCTTTCACAGCCCTTCTGTCCAAAGCCACAACAGTGACCGCTCACGCTGTGGTGAAGTATCATCACGTGTTGACAAATTGGGGCGGAGCCTATCAACCAACAACTGGTGTTTTTACTGCCCCCTATAACGGTCTCTACAGCTTCTCCTGTAGCTTGATGAGTCACCCAGAGAATCATGTTCATCTAGGAATAATGAAGAGTGATATCGGATTGTCCGTGGTGTTTTCTAATGCAAAAACCTATCCACAATCCAGTCAGACCTTACAGTTATTACTAAACAAAGGCGACAAAATATGGATTCGGAACAATAATGGCCGTGCATCAAGTATCCATGACCGTAGTGTGTCTAATTATAATGTGTTTTCTGGTTTTCTAATAGATCAACTGTAA